In Roseofilum reptotaenium CS-1145, a single genomic region encodes these proteins:
- a CDS encoding peptidoglycan DD-metalloendopeptidase family protein translates to MKRANSQKDNQSVLLPTAVFHAEVGHSKQVSPDSNRRVCTSAAMIGLAAISMGLPNLLFPEGQQAARAAEPATLDPTQTTNRASQPNLTGRGISTTVVSSGFNAATASLGNAPVMLESAGFSRAETLSPESPFLTSQPPLAKTSLEEKSLSTSELSTPGVKPEVPVILTPELIDASDASSENQPLAQQQKEQEQAALDEAVSYVTVLESVNPEASRTLTVLPSGKTAPKFQSLPAPVEESPVKSESVIVTLPKEAKAEGVGAVKPSWQQMQSETGGVAPVNSTWTVKPITEPQVDVTPKKITLEVYQVQSGDTVNTIAKTHGVDSSALIEANQLSNPDQLEVDQSLAVPRFENPTSGVSSAAVAPSLPWKVEGDLQALPEFDGTPKLFTPSPEIASTETLASPTLKAETETGAAPELQEATPIVEPTHTEVEAFSGQPKEQLKEMSESEPELPSLTLTPSLNSTSVASRFSPRDSVFPQPLLHQVRRGETLDSIARRYGVTRSELIRVNHITNPNLIQVNQNLKIPKSQNLDSITATSAIPGINTTEISSAAIDSQQPVPLVSFNNDSSSQKQSTPNPTEESAYSTYVEGLTTELNQLRQQYQNQPASVTLPLTQPSTPVQQPVTSVARPVERVNSEFSTSSSTGNLEEDLRRLQEKYRSSSPSTPQTPASGVGQNVAVAPLGPDAYDPSKLPIGEMVSPEVPPLAPSERYLPGDRMNGYIWPAQGVFTSGYGWRWGRMHRGIDIAGPIGTPIFAAAPGVVDYSDWNSGGYGYLVDIRHPDGSLTRYAHNNRLLVRKGQKVRQGQQIAEMGSTGYSTGPHLHFEIHPAGQGAVNPMAYLPNR, encoded by the coding sequence TTGAAACGAGCAAATTCCCAGAAAGATAATCAATCGGTTCTGCTTCCCACCGCTGTATTCCATGCAGAAGTAGGTCACTCGAAGCAGGTTTCCCCCGATAGCAACCGTAGGGTGTGTACATCAGCAGCCATGATTGGCTTGGCTGCGATTTCCATGGGTTTACCAAACCTATTATTCCCAGAAGGTCAGCAAGCGGCTAGAGCGGCAGAACCAGCAACGCTTGACCCCACTCAAACTACCAATCGAGCCTCCCAACCGAATTTAACGGGTCGGGGAATATCAACCACAGTAGTTTCTTCAGGGTTCAATGCAGCAACTGCTTCTCTGGGAAATGCGCCTGTGATGCTAGAAAGTGCAGGATTTTCCAGGGCGGAAACCTTAAGCCCAGAATCCCCATTCTTGACATCGCAGCCTCCGCTGGCTAAAACATCCTTAGAGGAAAAGAGCCTCTCAACCTCTGAACTCTCAACTCCAGGAGTAAAACCAGAAGTCCCAGTTATTCTGACTCCAGAGTTAATAGATGCATCTGATGCATCAAGTGAAAACCAACCGTTGGCTCAACAGCAGAAAGAACAAGAGCAAGCAGCCTTAGATGAGGCCGTTAGCTATGTAACGGTATTAGAATCCGTCAACCCAGAGGCATCCCGAACCTTAACTGTTCTGCCCTCTGGAAAAACTGCCCCTAAGTTCCAAAGTCTGCCTGCACCTGTAGAGGAATCACCTGTGAAATCAGAATCGGTGATTGTGACTCTACCAAAAGAAGCCAAAGCAGAAGGAGTTGGGGCAGTTAAACCCTCTTGGCAGCAAATGCAAAGTGAAACAGGGGGAGTAGCACCGGTTAATTCCACTTGGACAGTTAAGCCAATCACTGAACCTCAAGTGGATGTGACCCCCAAGAAAATCACCCTAGAGGTTTATCAAGTTCAGTCCGGAGATACGGTCAACACCATTGCCAAAACTCATGGTGTTGACTCATCAGCACTCATTGAAGCCAATCAACTGAGTAATCCAGATCAACTGGAAGTGGATCAGTCCTTGGCAGTGCCTCGGTTTGAAAATCCCACATCAGGGGTATCCTCTGCTGCGGTAGCACCGTCTTTACCCTGGAAAGTAGAGGGAGACTTACAGGCTTTGCCAGAGTTTGATGGCACTCCGAAACTATTTACCCCATCTCCAGAGATTGCCTCAACAGAGACTCTAGCCAGCCCAACTCTGAAAGCTGAAACTGAAACGGGAGCTGCTCCAGAATTACAAGAAGCTACTCCTATAGTCGAACCTACTCATACAGAAGTTGAAGCGTTCTCAGGGCAACCGAAAGAGCAACTTAAGGAAATGAGTGAGAGTGAGCCAGAGTTACCGAGCTTGACGCTCACGCCTTCCTTGAATTCTACTTCTGTAGCGTCTCGGTTCTCTCCGAGAGACTCGGTGTTTCCTCAACCCTTACTGCATCAAGTTAGAAGAGGGGAAACCTTAGATTCGATTGCCCGTCGCTATGGCGTAACACGATCTGAGTTAATCCGAGTGAATCACATCACCAATCCCAATTTGATTCAAGTCAATCAAAATTTAAAGATTCCTAAGAGCCAAAACCTAGACTCGATAACGGCAACTTCGGCAATTCCAGGGATCAATACCACCGAGATTAGTTCTGCTGCTATTGATTCTCAGCAGCCGGTTCCCTTAGTCAGCTTCAATAATGACTCGTCATCCCAGAAGCAGTCTACCCCTAATCCTACCGAAGAGAGTGCTTATAGTACCTATGTGGAAGGGTTAACGACAGAACTGAATCAGCTTCGCCAACAGTATCAAAATCAGCCGGCAAGCGTGACTTTACCCCTGACTCAACCCTCAACCCCAGTACAACAGCCAGTGACTTCAGTCGCTCGACCTGTAGAGCGGGTAAATTCTGAGTTTTCTACTTCTAGCTCTACAGGCAACTTAGAAGAAGACTTGCGGCGTTTACAGGAAAAATACCGCTCTTCGAGTCCTTCGACTCCACAGACTCCTGCTTCTGGAGTAGGGCAAAATGTAGCGGTTGCTCCTCTCGGACCAGATGCTTACGACCCCAGTAAGTTGCCTATTGGAGAAATGGTGTCGCCGGAAGTACCGCCATTGGCTCCGAGTGAACGCTATCTTCCTGGCGATCGCATGAATGGCTATATCTGGCCAGCACAAGGAGTTTTCACCTCTGGATATGGTTGGCGCTGGGGCAGAATGCACCGAGGTATTGATATTGCTGGGCCCATTGGTACACCAATTTTTGCGGCTGCTCCCGGTGTCGTGGATTATTCGGATTGGAATTCGGGGGGTTATGGCTATTTAGTGGATATCCGTCATCCCGATGGAAGTCTGACCCGCTATGCCCACAATAATCGCCTATTAGTCCGCAAGGGGCAAAAAGTCCGTCAAGGTCAGCAAATTGCTGAAATGGGCAGTACCGGTTACAGTACCGGCCCTCACCTGCATTTTGAGATTCACCCGGCTGGACAGGGCGCAGTTAACCCTATGGCTTATTTACCTAACCGCTAA
- a CDS encoding tRNA (cytidine(34)-2'-O)-methyltransferase, with the protein MVRVVLVHPQIPPNTGNIARTCAASSTPLHLVGPLGFEISDRYLKRAGLDYWPFVDLTYHLDWETFTTHQQNQGGRCIGFSTSGTTNYIDFAFGHKDWLLFGSETQGLPSESLDYCDCVVKIPMAQPGVRSLNLSVSTALGLFEARRQLGKLDEI; encoded by the coding sequence ATGGTTAGGGTGGTTCTGGTTCATCCCCAAATTCCTCCAAATACCGGAAATATTGCTCGAACCTGTGCAGCAAGCTCTACTCCCCTACATTTGGTAGGGCCCCTAGGCTTTGAAATTAGCGATCGCTATCTGAAACGGGCTGGGCTGGATTACTGGCCATTTGTCGATCTGACTTATCATCTAGATTGGGAAACCTTTACCACCCACCAACAAAATCAAGGGGGGCGATGCATCGGCTTTAGTACCTCTGGCACAACCAACTATATCGATTTTGCCTTCGGTCACAAAGACTGGCTCCTATTTGGTAGTGAAACCCAAGGACTGCCCTCGGAATCACTCGATTACTGTGATTGTGTGGTCAAAATTCCCATGGCTCAACCCGGAGTCCGTAGCCTGAATCTATCAGTCAGTACAGCCTTGGGTCTCTTTGAAGCCCGTCGGCAACTGGGGAAACTCGATGAGATTTAA
- the gshA gene encoding glutamate--cysteine ligase, with amino-acid sequence MLLSKGFEIEMYTGTPQGEIVGLSDRIVADLNGFVREPDSRNVEYTTAPFCRYESLLCELLQPRQRLRQYLKELGDYTLIPGSTLSLGGGDRFYRSDPKNPYHGYIEKTYGTKVVTASIHINIGIADPEVLMQACRLVRLEAPLYLALSASSPFFNGQVTGSHSTRWQVFPQTPEFVPLFESHRHYIDWTQEQLAQGTMQNVRHLWASVRPNGDRRPYSLNRLELRICDLVTDAISLLAITALLEARLWQLISDRGLDPLHIYRGDPQKLVHLTAENEQAAAQSSLEARLTHWQDGRSISAREWIEELYDQVLPIAKEKGFSCFLSPVKKILRQGNESLRWLKDYQVHGNLEQVMQKAIADTEQEEREMAENLCHPLVA; translated from the coding sequence ATGCTCCTCTCCAAAGGCTTTGAAATTGAAATGTATACCGGCACTCCCCAAGGTGAGATTGTCGGGCTTTCCGATCGCATTGTGGCCGATCTCAATGGTTTTGTCCGCGAACCCGATAGCCGTAATGTGGAGTATACCACTGCTCCTTTTTGTCGTTACGAGAGTTTGTTGTGCGAACTGCTTCAGCCTCGACAACGGTTGCGCCAATATCTCAAGGAGCTAGGTGATTATACCCTGATTCCTGGCAGTACCTTATCGTTGGGAGGAGGAGATCGCTTTTATCGCTCTGACCCCAAGAATCCTTACCATGGATATATCGAAAAAACTTATGGCACGAAGGTGGTTACTGCCAGTATTCATATTAATATCGGCATTGCCGATCCAGAAGTGTTAATGCAGGCTTGTCGTTTGGTTCGCCTGGAAGCCCCCTTATATCTAGCGTTAAGCGCTTCTTCTCCCTTTTTTAATGGTCAGGTAACGGGTTCCCACTCGACTCGCTGGCAGGTGTTTCCCCAAACGCCTGAGTTTGTCCCCTTGTTTGAAAGTCATCGCCATTATATTGATTGGACTCAGGAACAGTTGGCCCAAGGAACCATGCAAAATGTGCGTCATTTGTGGGCATCTGTGCGTCCCAATGGCGATCGCCGTCCCTATAGCCTGAATCGTTTAGAATTGAGAATCTGCGATCTCGTCACTGATGCGATCTCCCTTTTAGCAATCACAGCGCTGTTAGAGGCTCGTTTATGGCAATTGATTAGCGATCGAGGGTTAGACCCCCTACATATATATAGGGGCGATCCTCAAAAATTGGTGCATTTAACGGCTGAAAATGAACAAGCCGCAGCTCAGTCGAGTTTGGAGGCTCGATTAACCCATTGGCAAGATGGGCGCTCTATTTCGGCAAGGGAGTGGATAGAAGAACTCTACGATCAGGTTTTGCCTATAGCGAAAGAAAAAGGCTTTAGTTGTTTCCTCTCCCCCGTGAAAAAGATTTTGCGCCAGGGAAATGAAAGTTTACGATGGTTAAAGGATTATCAAGTCCATGGTAATCTAGAACAGGTGATGCAAAAGGCGATCGCTGACACTGAACAAGAAGAACGAGAGATGGCCGAGAACCTCTGTCATCCCTTAGTCGCTTAA
- a CDS encoding potassium channel family protein, with protein sequence MKPRIIVCGLGRTGYTIYSLLRQQGATVIGISTEPLAGEQTNVVVGDLRSASTLMKAGIVEAHTLVIASNDDAENLAILVQARILNPQIQVINRLFNTNLGDRLDRTLPQHTTMSVSSLAAPVFMFAAFGNHAIGQLKLYNQTWPIYEEYIDANHPWLGMSLTALWENPHRMLIYYLPHHGKTDLVSGVLQERELQIGDRLILATEPSPKKFQTSAIAKIGKFVTYLRQFQQHFQSSVLVTLFLCLTILIATFTYTTINWEIPIVDALYFSVGMITGAGGQEEVAEKAPAAIKLFTAFMMLIGAGIVGIGYALLNDWVLGTRFRKLLETAPIPQRHHYIVCGLGGIGMETVRQLHAKGYDVVIIESDPKCRFLNTAYALKVPVIISDACLATTLESANIQQAESLFAVTSNDTINLEIALSSKGLVPKLRVIVRNQDPHFAKLFQQVFDLDSVLSPIDLAAPSFAAAALGGRILGNGMTGGSLWVALAALITPSHPFCGQRVEDAAMQADFVPLYLETTYHHVMHSWELLEATLTPGDVLYLTMPASQLDQLWRVKPSSGAVRGNQGNRE encoded by the coding sequence ATGAAACCTCGAATTATCGTTTGTGGTCTTGGACGCACTGGATATACTATTTATTCCCTTCTCAGACAACAGGGAGCTACGGTGATTGGCATCTCTACTGAACCGCTTGCTGGCGAACAGACCAATGTTGTGGTGGGGGACTTGCGTTCAGCCTCTACTCTGATGAAAGCTGGAATAGTCGAAGCCCATACCTTAGTGATTGCCAGTAATGATGATGCTGAGAATTTAGCCATTTTAGTGCAAGCACGGATCTTGAATCCTCAAATTCAGGTGATTAATCGCTTGTTTAATACTAACTTAGGCGATCGCTTAGACCGAACGCTACCCCAGCACACCACCATGAGCGTCTCTTCCCTCGCTGCACCAGTATTCATGTTTGCTGCATTTGGCAATCATGCCATTGGCCAACTGAAACTTTACAATCAAACTTGGCCAATTTATGAAGAATATATTGATGCGAATCATCCTTGGCTAGGCATGAGTCTGACGGCTTTATGGGAAAATCCCCATCGAATGCTGATTTACTATCTGCCTCACCATGGCAAAACCGATTTAGTTTCTGGGGTATTGCAGGAGCGAGAGTTACAAATTGGCGATCGCCTTATTCTAGCCACAGAACCGAGTCCTAAAAAATTCCAAACCTCTGCGATCGCTAAAATAGGTAAGTTCGTTACTTATTTGCGCCAATTTCAACAACATTTCCAATCCTCAGTGCTGGTCACTCTTTTCCTTTGTCTGACCATTCTGATTGCTACCTTTACCTATACCACCATTAACTGGGAAATTCCCATTGTTGATGCCCTCTATTTTTCCGTGGGTATGATTACCGGTGCAGGAGGACAAGAAGAAGTTGCTGAAAAAGCTCCTGCTGCCATTAAACTCTTTACCGCCTTTATGATGCTCATCGGTGCAGGCATTGTTGGTATTGGCTACGCATTGCTCAATGATTGGGTGTTGGGGACTCGTTTCCGCAAACTCCTAGAAACTGCTCCCATTCCCCAACGCCATCACTATATTGTTTGTGGTTTAGGCGGTATCGGTATGGAAACGGTCCGTCAACTCCATGCCAAAGGCTATGATGTGGTGATTATTGAATCCGATCCTAAGTGTCGATTCTTGAATACCGCCTATGCTCTCAAAGTCCCCGTTATTATTAGTGATGCCTGTTTAGCCACCACCCTAGAGAGCGCTAATATCCAACAGGCAGAGAGCCTATTTGCCGTGACCAGCAATGATACGATTAACCTGGAAATTGCCCTCAGCAGCAAGGGGTTAGTCCCGAAATTACGGGTTATTGTCCGCAACCAAGACCCCCATTTTGCCAAGTTATTCCAACAGGTCTTTGATCTTGACTCAGTTCTCAGTCCCATTGATTTAGCGGCTCCTTCCTTTGCCGCCGCTGCCCTAGGAGGTAGAATCTTGGGCAATGGTATGACAGGTGGAAGTTTATGGGTAGCTCTAGCCGCTTTGATTACGCCCAGTCATCCCTTTTGTGGTCAACGGGTTGAAGATGCGGCCATGCAAGCAGATTTTGTGCCCCTATATTTAGAGACGACTTATCATCACGTGATGCATAGCTGGGAGTTACTAGAGGCGACGTTAACCCCTGGAGACGTTTTGTATTTGACGATGCCAGCCAGCCAACTCGATCAGTTATGGCGGGTGAAACCCTCTTCTGGAGCAGTTCGGGGGAATCAAGGGAATAGGGAATAG
- the mtnA gene encoding S-methyl-5-thioribose-1-phosphate isomerase, whose translation MLSNTAVYPVRWDRENQCVILIDQTRLPGEYTTVSISDSTQMARAIKTMIVRGAPAIGVSAAYGMALGAREIETRDSTEFLKQLEAIAEMLRQTRPTAVNLFWAIERMLETARSTSSSVGEIQAKLLETAQEIQADDLQTCQEIGKHGVTVLPETPERLNLLTHCNAGALATAGYGTALGVVRSAWDNGRLNRVYADETRPRLQGAKLTAWECVQEGIPVTVITDNMAAHCMQQGMIHAVVVGADRISANGDTANKIGTYSVALAAKAHNIPFYVAAPLSTVDFKLADGGEIPIEERDSQEVAQVGETRITPSGVDYYNPAFDVTPAELIAAIITEKGAVAPQELYQLKTQT comes from the coding sequence ATGCTCTCCAATACTGCCGTCTATCCTGTCCGTTGGGATCGGGAAAATCAATGCGTGATTCTCATCGATCAAACTCGTTTACCTGGAGAATATACGACAGTCTCGATTAGTGATTCTACTCAGATGGCGCGGGCGATTAAAACCATGATTGTTCGAGGAGCGCCTGCTATAGGCGTTTCGGCGGCTTATGGCATGGCATTGGGAGCCAGAGAAATTGAAACCAGAGATTCTACGGAGTTTCTGAAGCAACTCGAAGCGATCGCCGAAATGCTACGACAAACTCGCCCTACGGCAGTCAATTTGTTTTGGGCAATTGAACGGATGTTAGAGACCGCAAGAAGTACATCCAGTTCTGTGGGAGAGATTCAGGCTAAATTATTAGAAACGGCTCAAGAGATCCAAGCCGACGATCTACAGACTTGTCAGGAAATAGGAAAACATGGGGTTACTGTATTACCAGAAACTCCAGAGCGGTTAAATCTCCTCACTCATTGTAACGCGGGCGCTTTGGCGACAGCCGGATATGGAACAGCTTTAGGTGTCGTCAGGAGTGCCTGGGACAATGGGCGTTTAAATCGGGTGTATGCCGATGAAACCCGTCCTCGGTTACAAGGGGCAAAACTGACCGCTTGGGAATGCGTACAAGAAGGAATCCCAGTTACGGTAATTACAGATAATATGGCAGCCCATTGTATGCAACAAGGAATGATTCACGCGGTAGTTGTGGGGGCAGATCGCATTAGTGCCAATGGCGATACAGCGAATAAAATTGGAACCTATAGTGTGGCTTTGGCGGCTAAAGCCCATAATATCCCCTTTTATGTGGCGGCTCCCCTATCTACAGTGGATTTTAAGTTAGCCGATGGGGGAGAAATTCCCATTGAGGAACGTGATAGTCAAGAAGTGGCTCAAGTGGGCGAAACACGCATTACCCCTTCAGGGGTGGACTATTATAACCCGGCTTTTGATGTCACCCCAGCGGAGTTGATCGCAGCTATTATTACGGAAAAAGGTGCGGTTGCTCCCCAGGAGTTATATCAATTAAAAACTCAAACTTAA
- a CDS encoding class I SAM-dependent methyltransferase, translating to MADLKEYLEWVSSQSLEVRKDWYSSVAEVYDRTRPRYPKILLDRALDWGVLSAQSRVLEIGCGPGTLTFDLAEITDSIVALEPGFAAYDLARKKSEAFAHVRLVNSSFEEWDRQGETFDAVVAACSFHWISPEERDRQIVECLQPNGSLILLWNTPPRPEPQVCAILDRVYEHYDPSLGHFDRLDDHKQRLAQLEETLSGSQVFDHLRSDCVMCDRQYTIDSYLGLLSTLSPYLMLEAQERDCLFQDIQKTLHDRGIQEFPTSYLSVIQTVTIRN from the coding sequence ATGGCTGATTTAAAAGAGTATTTAGAGTGGGTTTCATCCCAAAGTTTAGAAGTAAGAAAGGATTGGTATTCATCAGTTGCTGAAGTTTACGATCGCACTCGACCTCGGTATCCGAAAATTTTACTCGATCGCGCCCTAGACTGGGGTGTTTTATCTGCTCAGTCACGGGTGTTGGAAATTGGATGTGGACCCGGAACTCTGACGTTTGATTTGGCAGAAATCACGGATTCAATTGTAGCCCTGGAGCCTGGTTTTGCTGCGTATGACTTGGCTCGGAAAAAAAGTGAGGCGTTTGCTCATGTGCGGTTGGTGAATTCCTCGTTTGAAGAGTGGGATCGGCAGGGAGAAACCTTTGATGCAGTGGTTGCCGCCTGCTCTTTTCATTGGATTTCCCCAGAAGAGCGCGATCGCCAGATCGTCGAATGTTTGCAACCCAATGGGTCTCTGATTTTACTCTGGAATACGCCACCTAGACCCGAACCGCAAGTGTGCGCTATTCTGGATCGGGTCTATGAGCATTACGATCCCTCCCTGGGTCATTTCGATCGTTTAGACGATCATAAACAGCGTTTAGCTCAGTTAGAAGAAACCTTAAGTGGTTCTCAGGTGTTCGATCATCTCCGCTCCGATTGCGTGATGTGCGATCGCCAATATACCATTGACAGCTATCTGGGTTTGTTAAGCACCTTATCGCCCTATCTCATGTTAGAGGCTCAAGAGCGCGATTGCCTCTTCCAAGACATACAAAAGACATTACACGATCGAGGAATACAAGAGTTTCCAACCTCCTACCTCTCGGTCATTCAAACTGTAACAATTAGAAATTAA
- a CDS encoding pyridoxal-phosphate-dependent aminotransferase family protein — translation MTAVLAINNSHKLSSPRLEMPPRLLLGAGPSNADPRVIEAMSRPQVGHLDPSFLKLMGEIQELLRYTFQTDNSLTIPVSGTGSAAMETTFANTIEPNDVVLVAVKGYFGRRMVDMAGRYGADVRQIDKPWGEAFSLEELRSALATHRPAILGIVHAETSTGVRQPLEGVGDLCREFGCLLVVDTVTSLGCFPLFIDDWKIDLAYSCSQKGLSCPPGASPLTMNQRALDKIHNRHTKVANWYLDVSLVSKYWGKERTYHHTAPINMNYALYEALCLVAEEGLESRWERHQKNAQMLWDGLADLGLVCHVPKELRLPTLTTVRVPDGVQEAEIRHQLLNNYNIEISGGLGDLAGKVWRIGLMGHNSRPESIERLFSALGELLPKN, via the coding sequence ATGACCGCTGTCCTCGCAATTAATAATTCCCATAAACTCTCTTCGCCTCGTTTAGAGATGCCTCCCCGTCTGCTATTGGGTGCGGGGCCGTCCAATGCTGACCCAAGGGTGATTGAGGCCATGAGTCGTCCCCAAGTCGGTCACTTAGATCCTTCTTTCCTCAAGTTGATGGGGGAGATCCAAGAGTTATTGCGCTATACCTTTCAGACGGATAATAGCTTAACGATTCCCGTCAGTGGAACTGGTAGCGCGGCCATGGAAACGACGTTTGCCAATACGATAGAACCCAATGATGTGGTTTTGGTCGCTGTTAAGGGCTATTTTGGTCGGCGTATGGTGGATATGGCTGGCCGGTATGGAGCGGATGTACGGCAAATTGACAAGCCTTGGGGAGAAGCATTTTCGCTCGAAGAATTGCGGTCTGCTCTTGCTACTCACCGTCCTGCAATTTTGGGTATTGTCCATGCAGAAACTTCAACAGGTGTTCGTCAACCCTTGGAAGGTGTTGGAGATTTGTGCCGTGAGTTTGGCTGTTTGCTGGTTGTAGATACAGTGACTAGCTTGGGTTGTTTCCCCTTATTTATTGACGATTGGAAAATTGATTTAGCCTATAGCTGTAGCCAAAAAGGTTTAAGTTGCCCTCCTGGAGCATCTCCCCTGACCATGAATCAACGGGCGTTGGATAAGATCCATAATCGGCACACTAAAGTGGCCAATTGGTATTTGGATGTTTCCTTGGTGAGCAAGTATTGGGGTAAGGAACGTACCTATCACCATACCGCTCCAATTAATATGAATTATGCTCTCTATGAGGCTCTGTGTTTGGTGGCAGAAGAAGGGTTAGAGTCCCGATGGGAACGCCATCAGAAGAATGCCCAAATGCTCTGGGATGGGTTGGCTGATTTGGGATTGGTCTGTCATGTGCCCAAGGAGTTGCGGTTACCGACGCTGACGACGGTTCGGGTTCCGGATGGAGTGCAAGAAGCCGAAATTCGTCACCAATTACTGAATAACTATAATATTGAGATTAGTGGCGGTTTGGGTGATTTGGCGGGCAAGGTTTGGCGTATTGGTTTAATGGGCCATAATAGTCGTCCGGAGAGTATTGAACGGCTGTTCAGTGCTTTGGGTGAGTTGTTGCCGAAGAATTAA
- a CDS encoding histidine kinase: MQAAPEQPLKPDPPLQLLLFVDKRPYAGEQIRQIRCHIRNLAQDLDFELMVVDVSEQPQLAENFKVVATPALIKIHPQPKQTLAGGNLINLIDNWWPRWVQSVEEYVEQKELLHSDSCKLSSSIAHSAELIRLSDEIFRLRQETVELKEQLQFKDRIIAMLAHDLRNPLTAAALAVETLEIGYRADDGRASRFTATLTTQLLKHARTQIKAIDRMITDILQVAKGSNTQIQVHPEKIDLKPLFMRVLKNFDERLQYKSLNLETDVPQDLPLVYADSERIHQVMTNLLDNAIKYTPPKGSIKLSILHRTTQKIQVSLCDTGPGIPPEKQEKIFEDRFRLERDRTKEGYGIGLSLCQRIILAHYGQIWVESLDNQGSCFHFTLPVYRP, from the coding sequence ATGCAGGCCGCTCCCGAACAGCCCCTCAAACCCGATCCCCCTCTTCAACTGCTCTTATTTGTTGATAAGCGTCCCTATGCAGGAGAGCAAATTCGACAAATTCGTTGTCATATTCGCAATCTTGCTCAAGATCTAGATTTTGAGCTAATGGTGGTAGATGTGAGCGAACAACCTCAACTGGCGGAAAACTTTAAGGTGGTGGCGACTCCGGCCTTAATTAAAATTCATCCCCAACCGAAGCAAACCTTAGCCGGGGGCAATTTGATTAATCTGATTGATAATTGGTGGCCGCGCTGGGTACAGTCGGTTGAAGAATATGTAGAGCAGAAAGAATTGCTCCATTCAGATTCTTGCAAGCTGAGTTCTTCCATTGCCCATTCTGCTGAACTGATTCGCTTATCGGATGAAATTTTTCGCCTGCGTCAAGAGACGGTGGAGCTAAAGGAGCAATTACAGTTTAAAGACCGGATTATCGCTATGTTAGCCCACGATCTGCGCAATCCTTTAACAGCGGCTGCTTTAGCTGTTGAAACCTTGGAAATTGGCTATCGTGCAGACGATGGCCGCGCTTCCCGGTTTACGGCCACGTTAACGACTCAATTGCTGAAACATGCTCGTACCCAAATTAAAGCAATTGACCGGATGATTACGGATATTCTGCAAGTGGCTAAAGGCAGTAATACGCAAATCCAGGTTCACCCAGAAAAAATAGACCTGAAACCTTTGTTTATGAGAGTTTTAAAGAATTTTGATGAGCGATTGCAGTACAAGTCCCTGAATCTAGAAACGGATGTGCCTCAAGATTTACCTTTGGTCTATGCGGATTCGGAGCGGATTCACCAAGTGATGACTAATTTATTGGATAATGCAATTAAATATACACCACCCAAGGGTTCAATCAAACTCTCTATTCTGCACCGCACGACTCAAAAAATTCAGGTGAGTCTTTGTGATACGGGGCCGGGAATTCCGCCTGAAAAACAGGAAAAGATTTTTGAAGATCGGTTTCGCTTAGAGCGCGATCGCACTAAAGAAGGCTATGGTATTGGTCTGTCCCTCTGTCAGCGCATTATTCTCGCCCATTACGGGCAAATTTGGGTCGAATCTCTGGACAATCAGGGCAGTTGCTTTCACTTTACTCTACCGGTCTACCGTCCTTGA